The following coding sequences lie in one Streptomyces sp. NBC_00510 genomic window:
- a CDS encoding sugar ABC transporter permease, translated as MVVTSQDNHTTPVAPPSGAAGAGATTASSTPGTRGPLKARKHTGGRRPGRVTATRSAAARRRDLPVALLLILPAVVGFAIFYAYPTLRGIYLGFTEFHVLTPPRWVGLANFHEMFGDAVFWHSLLVTLWFVVLSVVFGTLISLVTAVVLHRVTDSSMLRGVMLLPFLISNVIAALVWQWMLDPHLGVINIVLDHVIGHPVLFFGSGPWAIPSLAAISVWKWMGYYSLLIFAGLQTIPSTIYEAGRVDGASEFQMFRRLTVPLLRPILVMVVVLTVINAFQVFDIVAVTTRGGPANASNVLQMYIYDKAFRQFDFGYAATMSLALFVLLITVTFTQLRLARADESDLN; from the coding sequence GTGGTGGTCACATCGCAGGACAACCACACGACGCCGGTGGCACCACCGTCCGGCGCAGCCGGCGCGGGGGCCACCACGGCCTCTTCCACCCCCGGGACCCGCGGGCCGCTGAAGGCCCGCAAGCACACCGGCGGCCGCAGGCCCGGGCGCGTGACCGCGACCCGGTCCGCGGCGGCCCGAAGGCGGGACCTGCCGGTCGCGCTGCTGCTGATCCTGCCCGCGGTGGTGGGGTTCGCGATCTTCTACGCCTACCCGACCCTGCGCGGCATCTACCTCGGCTTCACCGAGTTCCACGTCCTCACGCCGCCGCGCTGGGTGGGACTGGCCAACTTCCACGAGATGTTCGGCGACGCGGTCTTCTGGCACTCCCTCCTCGTCACCCTCTGGTTCGTGGTCCTGTCCGTCGTCTTCGGCACCCTGATCTCCCTGGTGACCGCGGTCGTACTGCACCGCGTCACCGACTCCTCGATGCTGCGCGGCGTGATGCTGCTGCCCTTCCTCATCTCCAACGTCATCGCCGCCCTGGTGTGGCAGTGGATGCTCGACCCGCACCTCGGCGTCATCAACATCGTGCTCGACCACGTCATCGGCCACCCGGTCCTCTTCTTCGGCAGCGGTCCGTGGGCCATCCCCTCGCTCGCCGCCATCAGCGTCTGGAAGTGGATGGGCTACTACTCCCTGCTGATCTTCGCGGGGCTGCAGACCATCCCGTCCACCATCTACGAGGCCGGCCGGGTGGACGGCGCGAGCGAGTTCCAGATGTTCCGCCGGCTGACCGTGCCGCTCCTGCGGCCGATCCTCGTGATGGTGGTCGTCCTGACGGTGATCAACGCCTTCCAGGTCTTCGACATCGTCGCCGTCACGACCAGGGGCGGCCCCGCCAACGCCTCGAACGTGCTGCAGATGTACATCTACGACAAGGCCTTCCGCCAGTTCGACTTCGGCTACGCCGCGACCATGTCGCTGGCCCTGTTCGTCCTGCTCATCACGGTCACCTTCACCCAGCTCCGGCTCGCGCGGGCCGACGAATCCGACCTGAACTGA
- a CDS encoding glycoside hydrolase family 95 protein has translation MNSTDLLLGWPAPAADWNEAAPVGNGRLGAMVFGGTHRARIQINDSTVWSGTPGGPAKALADVVAAGAGPRRLAEVRDALRAGDPHRAEELLMAFEGPYSQEYLPYADLWLTVSGAQDATYRGRTLNLDSGIAEDAFDLSCGIPVRRRTWADAANGTLCTDLAARGGTVDLRLELTTPLREVHRTVGPEGVVLGVEIPVDGAPAHEPDVPEPLRYADGPVDGYDPFGAIALRVATDGEVTADGAALRVTGATRLLAVVASSTEALRHWRGLDAPADRAAHLGSAADSAARATERGTEDLLKAHESDLRALLGSTSLRIGPRRSGTHDVARDILSGDDELLTATVLFQLGRYLLASASRPNAGPPANLQGIWNADLRPAWSSNYTININTQMNYWGAEAAGLGPCHEPLFDLLDRVAGHGRDVAEQLYGARGWVAHHNTDMWGWALPVGMGHGAASWAIWQMGGAWLAQHLWDHWEFTRDTAFLRERAWPLLSGCAEFLLDWLVDDGTGRLDTLPSTSPENHYLTPDGSMASLTRSSAMDMALTRAVLERTARTAALLGIDTPLNGRIADALPKLHPPRTAAGGWLQEWADDLPEQDPRHRHLSQMVTVHPLGQVDPDRTPELAAAATALLDRRGPGAMGWSWAWKIALRARLRDAATARSLLLEATRPFDGDPDTDAPVDGSEWGGLLPNLFSTHPPFQIDGNYGFMAALTEMVLQSHDGTVHLLPALPAQWPDGEAADLRCRGGLAADFTWRDGALTSVTLRRHAGDDAEPVTVRHRDRAVRVRVATGTAVTLDADLTPREEATSC, from the coding sequence ATGAACTCCACTGACCTGCTGCTCGGCTGGCCCGCGCCCGCGGCCGACTGGAACGAGGCCGCCCCGGTCGGCAACGGCCGGCTCGGCGCGATGGTCTTCGGCGGCACCCACCGTGCCCGGATCCAGATCAACGACTCCACCGTGTGGTCCGGCACCCCCGGCGGACCGGCGAAGGCGCTCGCCGACGTCGTCGCCGCCGGCGCCGGCCCGCGGCGGCTCGCGGAGGTCCGCGACGCGCTCCGCGCGGGCGACCCACACCGCGCCGAGGAACTCCTGATGGCCTTCGAGGGTCCGTACAGCCAGGAGTACCTGCCCTACGCCGACCTGTGGCTGACGGTGTCCGGGGCGCAGGACGCCACGTACCGGGGCCGCACCCTCAACCTCGACAGCGGGATCGCCGAGGACGCCTTCGACCTGTCCTGCGGGATCCCGGTCCGCCGCCGGACCTGGGCCGACGCCGCCAACGGGACCCTGTGCACCGACCTGGCCGCGCGGGGCGGCACCGTGGACCTGCGCCTGGAACTCACCACCCCCCTCCGGGAGGTGCACCGCACCGTCGGCCCCGAGGGGGTCGTCCTCGGCGTGGAGATCCCCGTCGACGGGGCACCCGCCCACGAACCGGACGTCCCGGAGCCGCTGCGGTACGCGGACGGCCCCGTCGACGGCTACGACCCCTTCGGCGCGATCGCCCTGCGCGTGGCCACCGACGGGGAGGTCACCGCCGACGGCGCGGCCCTCCGCGTCACCGGCGCCACCCGGCTCCTCGCGGTCGTGGCGAGCTCCACCGAGGCGCTGCGTCACTGGCGGGGCCTCGACGCCCCCGCCGACCGCGCCGCCCACCTCGGCTCCGCAGCGGACAGCGCCGCCCGGGCCACGGAACGCGGCACCGAGGACCTGCTCAAGGCCCACGAGAGCGACCTGCGCGCACTCCTCGGCAGCACCTCGCTGCGCATCGGACCGCGCCGCTCGGGGACCCACGACGTCGCCCGCGACATCCTCTCCGGCGACGACGAACTCCTCACCGCGACCGTGCTGTTCCAGCTCGGCCGCTACCTCCTGGCCTCCGCATCCCGCCCGAACGCCGGCCCGCCCGCCAACCTCCAGGGCATCTGGAACGCCGACCTGCGCCCGGCCTGGTCGTCCAACTACACCATCAACATCAACACCCAGATGAACTACTGGGGCGCGGAGGCCGCCGGCCTCGGCCCCTGCCACGAGCCGCTGTTCGACCTCCTGGACCGCGTCGCCGGGCACGGCAGGGACGTCGCCGAGCAGTTGTACGGCGCCCGCGGCTGGGTCGCGCACCACAACACCGACATGTGGGGCTGGGCCCTGCCCGTCGGCATGGGCCACGGCGCCGCGTCCTGGGCGATCTGGCAGATGGGCGGCGCCTGGCTGGCCCAGCACCTGTGGGACCACTGGGAGTTCACCCGGGACACCGCCTTCCTGCGCGAACGCGCCTGGCCGCTGCTCAGCGGCTGCGCCGAGTTCCTGCTCGACTGGCTCGTGGACGACGGCACCGGCCGGCTGGACACCCTCCCCTCCACCTCGCCCGAGAACCACTACCTCACCCCCGACGGCTCCATGGCCTCGCTCACCCGCTCTTCCGCGATGGACATGGCACTCACCCGGGCCGTCCTCGAACGCACCGCGCGCACCGCCGCGCTCCTCGGCATCGACACCCCGCTGAACGGCCGCATCGCCGACGCGCTGCCGAAGCTGCACCCGCCGCGGACCGCCGCGGGCGGCTGGCTGCAGGAGTGGGCCGACGACCTCCCCGAACAGGACCCCCGGCACCGCCACCTGTCCCAGATGGTCACCGTCCACCCGCTCGGCCAGGTCGACCCGGACCGCACCCCGGAACTCGCCGCCGCCGCGACGGCCCTGCTGGACCGCCGCGGACCCGGCGCGATGGGCTGGTCCTGGGCGTGGAAGATCGCCCTGCGCGCCCGGCTGCGCGACGCCGCCACGGCCCGCTCGCTCCTCCTGGAGGCGACCCGCCCGTTCGACGGCGACCCGGACACCGACGCGCCCGTCGACGGCTCGGAGTGGGGCGGACTGCTCCCGAACCTGTTCTCCACCCACCCCCCGTTCCAGATCGACGGGAACTACGGCTTCATGGCCGCGCTCACCGAGATGGTGCTGCAGAGCCACGACGGCACCGTCCACCTGCTCCCCGCGCTCCCGGCGCAGTGGCCCGACGGCGAGGCCGCCGACCTGCGCTGCCGCGGCGGCCTGGCCGCCGACTTCACCTGGCGCGACGGCGCCCTCACCTCCGTGACGCTGCGCCGGCACGCAGGGGACGACGCCGAGCCCGTGACGGTCCGCCACCGCGACCGCGCCGTCCGGGTACGCGTCGCCACCGGCACCGCCGTCACCCTCGACGCCGACCTCACCCCGCGCGAGGAGGCCACGTCGTGCTGA
- a CDS encoding carbohydrate ABC transporter permease, translating into MTVTLAPRTKTVRRPRTRKATPGRIVAWAYLCLVSLITLFPFYWIVRTALSNNYRLATDPSSPLPVGFTFGAFKRALGLASIAEAQAQGGSGASLDIALYLRNSLIYASVQTVLIVLFSSCAAYAFSRLHWRGRNLVFGILISALMVPSVFTLLPNFVFIKDVGLTNTFAGLILPGGLFQAFTVFFLRQFMLGLSSEIEEAAIIDGAGPLRILYRIILPMSAAPIATVSLLMFVNAWNDYMWPLLVTNDASVQPLTLALGVFKQSSPQAAPDWAGLMAASLIAALPMLLLFLAFGKRIVNSIGFSGLK; encoded by the coding sequence ATGACGGTCACCCTGGCACCCCGTACGAAGACCGTGCGGCGCCCCCGCACCCGCAAGGCGACCCCCGGCCGGATCGTGGCCTGGGCCTACCTCTGCCTCGTGTCGCTGATCACCCTCTTCCCCTTCTACTGGATCGTGCGCACCGCGCTGTCCAACAACTACCGGCTGGCCACCGACCCCTCCTCGCCGCTGCCCGTCGGCTTCACCTTCGGCGCCTTCAAACGGGCGCTGGGCCTGGCCTCCATCGCCGAGGCCCAGGCCCAGGGCGGCTCGGGTGCGTCCCTCGACATCGCCCTGTACCTGCGCAACTCGCTGATCTACGCGTCGGTGCAGACCGTGCTCATCGTGCTGTTCTCCTCCTGCGCGGCCTACGCCTTCTCCCGGCTGCACTGGCGCGGCCGCAACCTGGTGTTCGGCATCCTCATCAGCGCGCTGATGGTGCCGAGCGTCTTCACGCTGCTGCCGAACTTCGTGTTCATCAAGGACGTCGGCCTCACCAACACCTTCGCCGGTCTCATCCTCCCCGGCGGGCTCTTCCAGGCGTTCACGGTGTTCTTCCTGCGGCAGTTCATGCTCGGCCTGAGCAGCGAGATCGAGGAGGCCGCGATCATCGACGGCGCGGGACCGCTGCGGATCCTCTACCGCATCATCCTGCCCATGTCGGCCGCGCCGATCGCCACCGTGTCGCTGCTGATGTTCGTCAACGCCTGGAACGACTACATGTGGCCGCTGCTGGTCACCAACGACGCCAGTGTGCAGCCGCTGACGCTCGCCCTCGGCGTCTTCAAGCAGTCCTCGCCGCAGGCCGCACCCGACTGGGCCGGGCTGATGGCCGCCTCCCTCATCGCGGCGCTGCCGATGCTGCTGCTCTTCCTCGCCTTCGGCAAGCGGATCGTCAACTCCATCGGCTTCTCCGGGCTCAAGTGA